From a single Oxalobacter vibrioformis genomic region:
- the nadD gene encoding nicotinate-nucleotide adenylyltransferase: MSADCIVILGGSFDPVHAGHIAIAEYFCHLFQTRMLRLIPAGNPWQKPALHASAIQRIDMLRLAFEASLLSVTIDRQETERSGPSYTIDTLRAIRTETGNHISLVFIVGADQLLNLNTWHQWKQLVDFAHIAVASRPGFTLEPSTLPQEVYDLFFSRLADPDEIRNTPCGHTCLAESMDVDISASEIRKNAWRSDTYHPLVPAKVLDYIVKNNLYRD; encoded by the coding sequence TTGTCAGCTGATTGCATCGTCATTTTAGGCGGCAGCTTTGATCCGGTTCATGCGGGACATATCGCCATAGCAGAATATTTCTGTCATCTGTTTCAGACCAGAATGCTCAGGCTGATTCCAGCAGGGAATCCCTGGCAAAAGCCTGCACTTCACGCCTCTGCCATACAGCGAATTGACATGCTCAGGCTGGCGTTTGAAGCCAGTCTGCTTTCTGTCACCATAGACCGGCAAGAAACAGAACGCTCAGGCCCAAGTTACACGATCGATACCCTTCGCGCTATTCGTACTGAAACCGGAAATCACATTTCACTGGTTTTCATTGTAGGCGCAGACCAGTTGCTTAACCTGAATACCTGGCATCAATGGAAACAGCTTGTTGACTTTGCCCATATTGCTGTTGCTTCACGCCCCGGATTTACGCTTGAACCTTCCACCCTCCCGCAAGAGGTGTATGACCTGTTCTTCAGCCGCCTTGCAGATCCTGATGAAATCAGAAACACACCCTGTGGACATACCTGTCTTGCCGAAAGCATGGATGTTGATATTTCAGCAAGCGAAATTCGGAAAAATGCCTGGCGTTCAGACACATATCATCCGCTTGTCCCGGCCAAAGTGCTAGACTATATCGTGAAAAATAATCTTTACAGGGATTAA
- a CDS encoding LTA synthase family protein — MRQPLRLRLYRLIQVTVITWAMFLLMRLFDFWWNRPEFADYAWKEIRQALMLGFRFDASALAHLMVVPALLVILPLPKILDKRRWYLAVLVLFLTAAPLFAMGWIDIELVRFVKARMTVSTLFLFREGSFSFSDLMGNYAFLIVSGFFFWCLWAYCLWKIAQKATVENETDRLRFSLYWVLSLLVIIACLVIGIRGGIKNSKPIRIVDTYPDLQLGNWALNTPFTFIKELRSTPVTGKVYFGDMEKLTPYLNGSVETSSVMEGHRPTKPQNIVVFMMESLSQDHMGKVNGQKGFTPFIDELAEKSLFFHEGYANANRSIEGIPAVLGGIPALGTDPFLVSPYANAEFEGLGNALSEQGYSTAFFHGGKKGTMFLDKFAVRAGFQQHFAKEDYPNPADMDTSWGVFDEPYFQYVAGKLDEMHEQGKPFAVGVFSLTAHFPFNIPEQYKGKLPEGPIPVLRSQAYADLALRRFFETAKNKPWYKDTLFVITADHGTHMHLENYRKDPLGSWRIPILYFHPSVQLPQVNTAQPTQQIDILPSILDFLGISSDRMNPLGRSVFKPGPRTIVVRTNAGMYSISENAVIFEAKNGEKPVGYNRGTTDLLQDVPEELLLRGHAAIEFYNTGLKQRRLYLPKDKK; from the coding sequence ATGCGCCAGCCACTTCGCTTACGTTTATATCGTCTTATCCAGGTGACAGTGATTACCTGGGCCATGTTTTTGCTGATGCGCCTGTTTGACTTCTGGTGGAACAGACCGGAATTTGCGGATTATGCCTGGAAGGAAATCCGGCAGGCACTTATGCTGGGCTTTCGTTTTGATGCGTCCGCCCTGGCACATTTGATGGTGGTGCCGGCTTTACTGGTTATTCTTCCTTTACCCAAAATCCTGGATAAAAGACGCTGGTATCTGGCAGTGCTGGTACTCTTTTTGACAGCTGCCCCGCTTTTTGCGATGGGATGGATTGATATTGAACTGGTTCGGTTTGTCAAAGCCAGAATGACCGTCAGTACGCTTTTTCTTTTCAGGGAGGGAAGCTTCAGTTTTTCGGACTTGATGGGAAATTATGCTTTCCTCATCGTGTCAGGCTTTTTTTTCTGGTGTTTGTGGGCTTATTGTCTCTGGAAGATAGCGCAAAAAGCCACAGTGGAGAATGAAACAGACCGGCTGCGTTTTTCCCTTTACTGGGTATTATCGCTGCTTGTGATTATTGCCTGCCTGGTTATCGGTATCAGAGGCGGGATCAAAAACTCAAAGCCCATAAGAATTGTGGATACCTACCCCGATCTGCAGCTCGGAAACTGGGCATTGAATACACCTTTTACCTTCATTAAGGAGTTGCGCTCCACTCCTGTGACGGGAAAAGTGTATTTTGGTGACATGGAGAAGCTGACTCCTTATCTGAATGGCTCGGTTGAGACATCTTCTGTTATGGAGGGACATCGTCCCACCAAACCACAGAATATCGTGGTTTTCATGATGGAAAGTCTTTCGCAGGATCACATGGGGAAGGTGAATGGCCAGAAAGGATTTACCCCTTTTATTGATGAGCTGGCTGAAAAATCACTTTTTTTCCATGAAGGGTATGCCAATGCGAATCGTTCGATTGAGGGGATACCTGCTGTTTTGGGGGGGATACCAGCATTGGGAACCGATCCTTTTCTCGTTTCTCCCTATGCAAATGCCGAATTTGAGGGATTGGGCAATGCGCTTTCCGAGCAGGGGTATTCCACTGCTTTTTTTCATGGCGGGAAAAAGGGAACCATGTTTCTGGATAAATTTGCGGTCAGGGCTGGGTTTCAGCAGCATTTTGCCAAGGAAGACTATCCCAATCCCGCTGATATGGATACCTCATGGGGTGTTTTTGATGAGCCGTACTTTCAGTATGTCGCAGGTAAACTGGATGAAATGCACGAACAGGGCAAGCCATTTGCTGTCGGGGTGTTTTCCCTCACGGCACATTTTCCGTTCAATATACCGGAACAGTACAAAGGCAAACTGCCTGAGGGTCCCATTCCAGTGTTGCGATCACAGGCTTATGCGGACCTTGCCCTGCGCCGTTTTTTTGAAACAGCAAAAAACAAGCCATGGTACAAAGATACGCTTTTTGTAATTACTGCAGATCATGGTACGCACATGCATCTGGAAAATTACAGGAAAGATCCTTTAGGGAGTTGGCGGATTCCTATCCTGTATTTTCATCCGTCTGTGCAATTGCCACAGGTAAATACAGCACAGCCGACACAGCAGATCGATATATTGCCTTCGATTCTGGATTTTCTGGGTATTTCCTCAGACAGGATGAACCCGCTTGGCCGGTCAGTATTCAAGCCCGGGCCACGCACTATTGTTGTAAGAACCAATGCAGGCATGTACAGCATATCGGAAAATGCCGTGATTTTTGAGGCGAAAAATGGTGAGAAGCCGGTTGGTTATAACAGGGGAACAACAGACCTACTTCAGGATGTGCCTGAAGAACTCCTTTTGCGTGGACATGCTGCCATTGAGTTTTACAACACCGGATTAAAGCAGAGGCGCCTTTATCTTCCCAAGGACAAAAAATAG
- a CDS encoding glucokinase, with protein MNITGMTDHFPRLLADIGGTNARFAIETMPGGIEVMSIYPNRSFSGLEEALEKFLSQSEAVAAGSKHIRHAAMAIANPVTGDRIKMTNSAWAFSIEAVRKKFDFDTLLFINDFTALAMALPFMAPEALKQVGGDDPVADQPIGLLGAGTGLGVSGLIPCGEVWVPLEAEGGHATFSPFSEREIELLRLAKKQYPHVSAERFISGMGLELIYRLIMESRGRDADPLRAADITAKALSGECRWCEEVVETFCQMLGTVAGNLALTLGARGGIYIGGGIVPRLGERFFASGFRQRFEEKGRFSSYLSHIPVYVIQDTFAALTGVSAMLSRHLG; from the coding sequence ATGAATATAACCGGTATGACTGACCATTTTCCCCGCCTGCTGGCTGATATCGGCGGCACCAATGCGCGTTTTGCCATTGAGACAATGCCAGGCGGTATTGAAGTCATGTCGATTTATCCGAACCGTTCATTTTCAGGCCTGGAAGAAGCGCTGGAGAAGTTCCTGTCACAATCCGAAGCGGTTGCTGCCGGTTCGAAGCACATACGGCATGCCGCCATGGCCATCGCCAACCCCGTTACGGGGGACCGGATCAAAATGACCAATTCGGCGTGGGCTTTTTCGATTGAAGCCGTCCGGAAAAAATTTGATTTTGACACGCTGCTTTTCATCAACGACTTCACGGCGCTGGCAATGGCGCTGCCTTTTATGGCACCGGAAGCATTAAAGCAGGTGGGAGGAGATGATCCCGTTGCCGACCAGCCAATTGGTCTGCTGGGTGCCGGAACCGGTTTGGGCGTTTCAGGCCTGATTCCCTGTGGTGAGGTCTGGGTGCCGCTTGAAGCGGAAGGAGGGCATGCGACATTTTCGCCTTTCAGTGAACGGGAAATCGAGTTGTTGCGTCTTGCCAAAAAACAGTATCCACACGTATCAGCGGAACGTTTCATATCCGGGATGGGACTGGAGCTGATTTATCGCCTGATCATGGAAAGCCGGGGCAGGGATGCTGATCCGCTTCGTGCAGCCGATATTACGGCCAAAGCGCTGTCAGGAGAATGCCGCTGGTGCGAAGAGGTCGTCGAAACATTTTGCCAGATGCTGGGCACGGTGGCCGGCAACCTGGCGCTGACACTGGGTGCAAGAGGCGGAATCTATATCGGGGGAGGGATCGTGCCACGATTGGGGGAACGCTTTTTTGCATCAGGATTCAGGCAGCGTTTTGAAGAAAAAGGGCGTTTTTCATCCTACCTGTCCCATATTCCCGTTTACGTCATACAGGATACGTTTGCGGCATTGACAGGTGTTTCAGCGATGCTTTCGCGGCACCTTGGCTGA
- the purD gene encoding phosphoribosylamine--glycine ligase translates to MKILVIGSGGREHALAWKLTQSRRTQVVCVAPGNGGTARHPHMVNIDITSPEKLVEFVREEGIGLTIVGPEAPLAAGVVNIFRDAGLKIFGPTKEAAQLESSKDFSKAFMKRHGIPTADYQTFTDAAAAHQYIRDKGIPIVIKADGLAAGKGVIVAMTEDEAHEAVDMMLSDNKFGEAGARVVIEEFLEGEEASFIVLVDGKNILPLATSQDHKRLKDQDQGPNTGGMGAYSPAPVITPALHARILREIILPTVNGMAKDGITYTGFLYAGIMIDKNGNPKTLEFNCRMGDPETQPIMARLKSDLLHVMEHAVNGTLNKIELQWDRRTALGVVLASEGYPDTPVTGKEITGIPKENEDCVVFQAGTQYIQDKLLTSGGRVLCVVGLADTMRMAQKIAYDAIDEIRFDGMQYRKDIGWRATKKLPAKG, encoded by the coding sequence ATGAAAATTCTGGTAATCGGCTCTGGTGGCCGTGAACATGCCCTGGCCTGGAAACTGACCCAGTCCAGACGAACCCAGGTGGTATGTGTCGCTCCAGGCAATGGTGGCACTGCACGCCATCCGCACATGGTCAACATTGACATTACCAGCCCGGAAAAACTGGTTGAGTTTGTCAGGGAAGAAGGTATTGGTTTGACCATTGTCGGTCCTGAAGCCCCTCTGGCTGCTGGGGTTGTCAACATTTTTCGGGATGCCGGACTGAAGATATTTGGCCCGACCAAAGAAGCAGCACAACTGGAAAGCTCCAAGGATTTTTCCAAGGCTTTCATGAAACGGCATGGCATTCCAACTGCTGATTACCAGACATTTACCGATGCGGCAGCAGCTCATCAGTATATTCGTGACAAGGGTATTCCGATTGTTATCAAAGCTGACGGACTGGCAGCCGGAAAAGGCGTCATCGTGGCAATGACGGAAGATGAAGCGCATGAAGCAGTGGACATGATGCTCTCGGATAACAAGTTCGGAGAAGCGGGTGCACGGGTTGTCATTGAGGAATTTCTGGAAGGTGAGGAAGCGAGCTTCATTGTACTGGTGGACGGAAAAAACATCCTGCCGCTGGCGACAAGCCAGGACCATAAACGCCTGAAAGACCAGGATCAGGGCCCCAATACGGGGGGCATGGGTGCCTATTCCCCCGCCCCGGTCATCACACCGGCATTGCATGCACGTATTTTGCGCGAAATCATCCTGCCTACCGTCAATGGCATGGCAAAGGATGGCATCACCTATACCGGTTTTCTCTATGCAGGCATCATGATTGACAAAAACGGCAACCCAAAGACGCTTGAATTCAACTGTCGCATGGGTGACCCGGAAACCCAGCCCATCATGGCACGCCTGAAAAGTGACCTGCTTCATGTCATGGAACATGCTGTCAATGGAACGCTGAATAAAATTGAATTGCAATGGGACCGGCGAACGGCGCTGGGTGTCGTGCTGGCATCTGAAGGTTATCCGGATACGCCTGTTACGGGAAAGGAAATCACCGGCATTCCAAAGGAAAACGAAGACTGTGTGGTCTTCCAGGCCGGAACACAATATATCCAGGACAAACTCCTGACTTCGGGCGGCAGGGTACTGTGTGTTGTTGGCTTGGCTGACACCATGCGCATGGCCCAGAAAATCGCCTATGATGCGATTGATGAGATCCGGTTTGATGGCATGCAGTACCGCAAGGATATCGGCTGGAGAGCGACGAAAAAACTGCCGGCGAAGGGATAA
- a CDS encoding YebC/PmpR family DNA-binding transcriptional regulator, with translation MAGHSKWANIKHKKAAADAKRGKIWTRIIKEITVAARMGGGDPNANPRLRIAVDKATDANMPKENISRAIARGSGNLEGVNYEEVRYEGYGINGAAIIVDCMTDNRVRTVADVRHAFNKFGGNMGTEGSVAFLFKRCGQLFFAPGTDEDALMEAALDAGAEDVITDEEGGIEVLCTPADFTQVREALENAGFKPEVAEIIMRPETETEFSGDDAQRMQKLLDALENIDDVQEVYTNAVIENDE, from the coding sequence ATGGCAGGTCATAGTAAATGGGCAAATATCAAGCATAAAAAAGCCGCTGCTGACGCAAAACGCGGCAAAATCTGGACACGTATCATCAAGGAAATCACTGTTGCCGCCCGGATGGGTGGCGGTGATCCAAATGCCAATCCACGGTTACGCATTGCCGTTGACAAGGCAACCGATGCGAATATGCCAAAGGAAAACATCAGCCGGGCAATCGCACGCGGCAGCGGCAATCTGGAAGGGGTAAATTACGAAGAAGTCCGCTACGAAGGATATGGCATCAATGGCGCTGCCATTATCGTTGATTGCATGACAGACAACCGCGTCAGAACCGTTGCCGATGTGCGCCACGCATTCAACAAGTTTGGCGGAAACATGGGAACAGAAGGGTCTGTTGCCTTTCTTTTCAAGCGCTGCGGCCAATTGTTCTTTGCGCCGGGAACCGATGAAGACGCACTCATGGAAGCCGCGCTGGATGCCGGTGCAGAAGATGTCATTACGGATGAGGAAGGCGGTATTGAAGTCCTCTGTACCCCGGCTGATTTCACCCAGGTGAGAGAAGCGCTGGAAAATGCCGGTTTCAAGCCGGAAGTGGCGGAAATTATCATGCGCCCGGAAACGGAAACCGAATTTTCCGGAGATGATGCGCAAAGAATGCAGAAACTCCTGGACGCCCTTGAAAATATTGATGACGTGCAGGAAGTGTATACCAATGCCGTCATTGAAAATGATGAGTAA
- the rng gene encoding ribonuclease G, translating into MTEDILINITPQETRIAVVSQGATQELHIERTQTRGLAGDVYLGKVVRVLPGMQSAFIDIGLERAAFLHIADIWDANHADGSAEKPAPIEKMLSDGQSVMVRVIKDPLGTKGARLSTQISIAGRMLVYLPQEAHIGISQRIQDETERELLRSRVQTLLPEDEKGGYIVRTMAEVASDDDLKHDIDFLRKLWSSIKDTAYKSASPCLLYQDLSLAQRVFRDFVHEKTRSIQIDSYEDYLHLREFASNYTPDILQRLTYYEGDRSLFDLHGVEDELQLALAKRVDLKSGGYLIIDQTEAMTTIDVNTGGFVGGRNFDDTIFKTNLEAAHAIARQLRLRNLGGIIILDFIDMESQEHRHAVLEELKKTLANDRTKVSVSEFSALGLVEMTRKRTRESLAHILCESCPVCQGRGQVKTPRTVCYEIMRDIQSEAKRFSPREFRILASQVVIDMFLEEESQYLATLGDLIGKPISLQVENTFLQDQYDVILM; encoded by the coding sequence ATGACTGAAGATATCCTGATCAATATCACCCCACAAGAAACGCGGATTGCTGTTGTTTCACAGGGCGCCACCCAGGAACTGCATATTGAAAGAACGCAGACGCGCGGATTGGCTGGCGATGTCTATCTCGGGAAGGTCGTTCGCGTTCTGCCAGGCATGCAATCCGCCTTTATTGACATCGGACTGGAACGTGCCGCTTTTCTTCACATTGCCGATATCTGGGATGCCAACCATGCTGACGGCTCGGCAGAAAAACCTGCCCCGATAGAAAAAATGCTTTCCGATGGACAATCCGTCATGGTCCGTGTGATCAAGGACCCACTGGGCACAAAAGGTGCGCGCCTTTCCACACAGATATCCATTGCCGGCAGGATGCTGGTTTACCTTCCACAGGAAGCGCATATTGGCATCTCCCAGCGCATCCAGGATGAAACCGAACGCGAGCTTTTACGAAGCCGCGTACAAACGCTGCTGCCGGAAGATGAAAAAGGCGGCTATATCGTCAGGACAATGGCTGAAGTCGCTTCAGATGACGATCTCAAACACGATATTGATTTCCTGCGAAAATTATGGAGCTCCATCAAGGATACTGCATATAAAAGTGCTTCCCCCTGCCTCCTTTATCAGGATCTGAGTCTCGCCCAGCGGGTTTTCCGGGATTTTGTTCATGAAAAAACCCGCAGCATCCAGATCGATTCTTATGAGGACTATCTCCATTTGCGCGAGTTTGCCAGCAACTATACACCGGACATCCTTCAGCGCCTCACCTACTACGAGGGTGATCGGTCACTTTTTGATCTGCACGGCGTAGAAGATGAACTCCAACTGGCGCTGGCAAAGCGGGTAGACCTGAAATCCGGCGGCTACCTGATCATTGACCAGACAGAGGCCATGACAACGATCGATGTGAATACCGGTGGTTTTGTGGGGGGGCGCAATTTCGATGACACCATTTTCAAAACCAACCTGGAAGCCGCCCATGCCATCGCACGGCAACTCCGCCTGCGTAATCTGGGCGGCATTATCATTCTGGACTTCATCGATATGGAAAGCCAGGAGCATCGCCATGCTGTTCTGGAAGAATTGAAAAAAACACTGGCCAATGACCGGACCAAAGTATCTGTCAGTGAATTTTCCGCGCTGGGCCTGGTTGAAATGACACGCAAACGCACCCGCGAATCACTGGCACATATCCTTTGCGAATCCTGCCCTGTCTGCCAGGGACGCGGGCAGGTCAAAACACCCCGGACTGTCTGCTATGAAATCATGCGGGATATTCAGAGCGAAGCCAAGCGCTTCAGTCCCCGGGAATTCCGGATTCTCGCATCCCAGGTTGTTATCGATATGTTCCTGGAAGAAGAATCCCAGTATCTTGCCACGCTGGGGGACCTCATCGGCAAACCTATTTCCCTGCAGGTTGAAAACACTTTCCTGCAGGATCAGTATGATGTCATCCTGATGTAA
- the rlmH gene encoding 23S rRNA (pseudouridine(1915)-N(3))-methyltransferase RlmH: protein MQLFIIAVGNKMPDWVESGYKEYEKRMPSECKLNLKEIRPVDRSSNRSAESVMAAECTRIKSALPKNARVIALDEHGKNVTTMQLAQELEKWQQEGRDVVFVIGGADGLDSEFKKEADDLFRLSNMTLPHGMVRVLLAEQLYRAWSITKNHPYHRS, encoded by the coding sequence ATGCAGTTGTTTATTATTGCCGTTGGAAACAAAATGCCTGACTGGGTCGAAAGCGGATACAAGGAATACGAAAAACGTATGCCTTCCGAATGCAAGCTCAACCTGAAAGAAATCAGGCCTGTCGACCGTTCATCAAACCGGTCGGCAGAGTCCGTTATGGCTGCGGAATGCACGCGGATAAAATCTGCATTGCCGAAAAACGCCCGCGTCATAGCGCTGGATGAACATGGAAAAAATGTGACAACCATGCAACTGGCACAGGAACTGGAAAAATGGCAGCAGGAAGGCCGTGATGTTGTTTTCGTGATTGGTGGCGCTGATGGCCTGGATAGCGAATTTAAAAAAGAAGCCGATGACCTGTTCCGGCTTTCCAATATGACCCTGCCTCACGGCATGGTACGGGTACTGCTTGCCGAGCAGCTATACCGTGCCTGGTCCATCACCAAAAACCACCCTTACCATAGGAGCTGA
- a CDS encoding Maf family protein: MRQTDRKIYLASKSPRRRELLRQIDIDFELLFLGSKDPKNTDVVNEDVLPGELPQDYVRRISKEKADFAWHSLEQRRLLPRPVLTADTTVVLDNSILGKPQNKNEAATMLHKLSGKTHKVLTCVTIRKNDQLLQELQESEVTFAVLSDEIINHYCDTLEPYDKAGAYGIQGLAAKFITHISGSYSGIVGLPLYETTKLLREAGVDIP; this comes from the coding sequence ATGCGGCAAACGGACAGAAAAATTTACCTTGCATCAAAAAGTCCCCGCCGCCGCGAATTATTGCGCCAGATCGACATCGATTTTGAGCTGCTTTTTCTGGGCTCAAAAGACCCAAAAAACACTGATGTGGTAAATGAAGACGTCCTTCCCGGTGAATTACCGCAGGACTATGTCCGGCGCATATCAAAAGAAAAGGCGGATTTCGCCTGGCACTCCCTGGAACAGCGGCGCCTTCTTCCGCGCCCCGTTTTGACAGCGGATACCACGGTTGTTCTTGATAACAGCATACTGGGTAAACCCCAGAATAAAAACGAGGCGGCAACCATGCTGCATAAATTATCCGGAAAAACCCATAAAGTCCTCACCTGCGTGACAATCAGAAAAAACGACCAGTTACTGCAGGAATTGCAGGAGTCGGAAGTTACCTTTGCGGTGCTGTCTGATGAAATCATCAATCACTATTGCGATACGCTGGAGCCCTACGATAAAGCCGGTGCTTATGGCATACAGGGTCTGGCAGCAAAATTTATCACCCATATCTCCGGCAGCTACTCCGGCATCGTCGGCCTCCCGCTGTATGAAACGACAAAACTGTTACGAGAGGCAGGTGTTGATATCCCATGA
- the ispH gene encoding 4-hydroxy-3-methylbut-2-enyl diphosphate reductase: MNKKLFLAQPRGFCAGVHRAIATVERALALFGQPIYVRHEIVHNTHVVDSLKQKGAIFIEELDDVPNGSTLIFSAHGVSKAIESEAKERGFRIFDATCPLVTKVHMEVSMMRQEDREIIVIGHSGHPEVEGTMGQSDTGMYLVESVEDIPELDVNNPDRLAYVSQTTLSVADTTDVIAALKAHFPAIIEPPKADICYATTNRQNAVKQLAEIATLIIVVGSPSSSNSNRLREVAERKGVTAYMVDNASEIDPQWLEGHTAIGVTAGASAPEILVQEVIEMLQKHGVTAIEELEGITENLSFPVPRGLGRR, encoded by the coding sequence ATGAATAAAAAACTGTTTCTGGCACAGCCAAGAGGATTCTGCGCCGGTGTGCATCGTGCGATTGCCACAGTTGAACGTGCACTGGCACTTTTTGGCCAGCCCATCTATGTCCGCCATGAAATTGTCCACAATACCCATGTCGTGGACAGCCTCAAACAAAAAGGCGCTATTTTCATCGAAGAGCTGGATGATGTTCCGAATGGCAGCACCCTTATTTTTTCGGCACATGGTGTTTCAAAAGCTATTGAGAGCGAAGCAAAAGAACGGGGATTCCGGATATTTGACGCAACCTGCCCGCTGGTGACAAAAGTCCACATGGAAGTCTCCATGATGCGGCAGGAAGACCGGGAAATTATTGTCATCGGACACAGCGGCCATCCTGAGGTGGAAGGCACGATGGGACAATCTGACACCGGCATGTACCTTGTCGAAAGCGTTGAAGACATCCCTGAACTGGATGTCAATAACCCGGACCGGCTTGCCTACGTTTCACAGACAACGCTTTCCGTTGCAGATACAACGGATGTGATTGCGGCCCTCAAGGCCCATTTCCCCGCCATTATCGAGCCGCCGAAAGCCGATATCTGTTATGCCACAACCAATCGCCAGAACGCAGTCAAACAGCTTGCCGAAATCGCCACCCTGATTATTGTTGTCGGCAGTCCCAGCAGCTCAAACTCCAACCGGTTAAGAGAAGTTGCTGAAAGGAAGGGGGTAACAGCCTATATGGTGGATAACGCCTCGGAAATTGATCCGCAATGGCTTGAGGGGCACACAGCAATCGGCGTGACAGCGGGCGCATCCGCACCGGAAATCCTCGTTCAGGAAGTCATTGAAATGCTTCAGAAACACGGCGTCACAGCCATAGAAGAACTGGAAGGCATCACGGAAAACCTGTCATTTCCGGTACCACGCGGACTGGGAAGGCGATAG
- the rsfS gene encoding ribosome silencing factor, whose product MNIKKLQTIIIEALEDVKAVDIALFDTSKLTSMFDRLVIASGTSNRQTKALAASVRDKVRQAGGTVVGMEGEDAGEWVLVDVGDIVVHIMQPPIRAYYQLEEIWGGKKIDLDKARETAKPKTVKSKTAVAKPAGKAAAPKKRATPVKKAATSTAEKPKTAKKSTAALSKTAAAPKKTVKSPAVAPKKTGTRKKPAE is encoded by the coding sequence ATGAATATCAAGAAACTGCAGACTATCATTATTGAAGCACTGGAAGATGTCAAAGCTGTTGATATCGCCTTGTTTGACACAAGCAAACTGACGAGCATGTTTGATCGTCTGGTGATTGCATCGGGCACATCAAACCGTCAGACGAAGGCACTTGCCGCCTCTGTTCGCGACAAGGTGCGCCAGGCCGGAGGCACTGTCGTTGGCATGGAAGGTGAAGATGCCGGTGAATGGGTGCTTGTTGATGTGGGGGATATTGTGGTCCATATCATGCAACCCCCTATCCGTGCCTATTACCAACTGGAAGAAATATGGGGCGGCAAAAAAATTGACCTGGATAAGGCAAGAGAAACAGCCAAGCCAAAAACCGTAAAAAGCAAAACAGCAGTTGCTAAACCTGCAGGGAAAGCCGCTGCACCGAAAAAACGTGCTACGCCAGTAAAGAAAGCCGCTACCAGTACGGCAGAAAAGCCAAAAACAGCAAAAAAATCTACTGCTGCGTTATCAAAAACTGCCGCTGCTCCCAAAAAGACAGTGAAAAGTCCTGCTGTTGCACCGAAAAAAACAGGAACCAGAAAAAAGCCAGCTGAATAA